In Colletotrichum destructivum chromosome 8, complete sequence, the following proteins share a genomic window:
- a CDS encoding Putative ubiquitin interacting, XPG/Rad2 endonuclease, XPG-I domain, PIN-like domain superfamily — translation MGVNGLWTVVQPCARPTNLATLNRKRLAVDASIWIYQFLKAVRDKEGNALRNSHVVGFFRRICKLLWFGIKPVFVFDGGAPTLKRQTIQSRKQRREGRREDAARTAGKLLAVQMQRLAEEEDERRKRDAERGIRREREEPQEEIPDADTIVYVDEVGMSQQERQQTRKFFKQDAYHLPELDGDIASMAKADDPRIMSIEELEEYARQFHDGEDINLYDFSKIDFDGEFFQSLPAADRYNILNAARLRSRLRLGLSKEQLDEMFPDRMAFSRFQIERVRERNNLTQRLMKEAGMTGLDLTLTGGGRIAGEKDREYILVKNDGAEGGWALGVVSKEKDLGEAHKPIDVDALDFQFQKKENAEGSDEDDFEDVPVEGLNRLPKLSSSAARMTPRETALQSQHLHGNRGEAEFNDNDDLFEEEEQSLFVGGDGPETQDPGRSDVQGDGGMHPEEEDDINRAITMSLRNQHGKDAENSDEEEQFEDVGMDTPTWKQKAVEELKPITARSGRMVAHIVNNRSTAAVPRRRQNSASSSDDEMDLQTALKASRQTKRAQPKPSVPNVKNPFDGPLPFPKLAWGPSIFSTKAQSKKPEDMRPTKGPAQIAQKPAQNSDDGEFGGGFVADGVDEEPAGDDNNEGGFEREPSEDRPKPLPPWMVDNMDIRESIKQQRQVESEINTEDREAALEEERRLKRQKQNQLIEIQSSDDEDSDVEILDVPPTPKLAASQEGISFANKMTSTATVSTAQLESPKKKESESTTTPFEKADAASRRPTPSSEPDFEDVRPDDPDEDMEVTVTEVLDPPEPETQDVIGTAALQKPGSLEPAMEDITVDAERQNPTEEHELTFEELMDGPQLDDSNTAGDPVQDAEAAVFAESDNEFSDPEDEELFANLAQEAEEHARFASELNNKSERENKEAYERELKALRTQQKKDRRDADEVTQVMVTECQALLRLFGIPYITAPMEAEAQCAELVRMSLVDGIVTDDSDCFLFGGTRIYKNMFNSNKFVECYLGSDLEKELSLSREQLIAIAQLLGSDYTEGLPGVGPVTAVEILSEFPGKDGLERFKEWWQDVQMNNRPKEADAGSPFRRKFRKSQATKLFLPTGFPNPAVTDAYLRPEVDSSPEHFQWGVPDLEGLRQFLMATIGWNKERTDEVLVPVIRDMNKRDIEGTQANITRYFEGTVGVGARDAFAPRQKGTTSKRMADAVSRLRANANGAQTVEQEDYSTSAAPAKIMGKRKDRDRTAVLGEDEDEFVDDAEGGQPEQGVWKTRARRGKKAKASE, via the coding sequence ATGGGTGTGAACGGCCTTTGGACGGTTGTGCAGCCCTGCGCGCGCCCAACGAACCTCGCGACTCTTAACCGAAAGCGCCTCGCTGTTGACGCCTCCATCTGGATATACCAGTTTCTCAAAGCCGTGCGTGACAAAGAGGGCAACGCGCTGCGCAACTCTCACGTCGTCGGTTTCTTCCGCCGCATCTGCAAGCTCCTGTGGTTCGGCATCAAGCCCGTCTTCGTTTTCGATGGTGGCGCTCCGACTCTCAAGCGCCAGACGATTCAGAGCCGCAAGCAGCGCCGCGAGGGCCGCAGGGAAGATGCAGCCCGCACAGCTGGGAAACTGCTCGCTGTGCAGATGCAGCGGCTtgcagaggaggaagacgagaggAGGAAGCGCGATGCGGAAAGGGGTATTCGGAGAGAACGAGAAGAGCCCCAGGAGGAAATACCCGATGCGGACACGATTGTCTACGTTGACGAAGTCGGCATGTCCCAGCAGGAGAGACAGCAGACGCGGAAATTCTTCAAGCAGGACGCGTACCACCTGCCCGAACTTGACGGCGACATCGCGTCAATGGCCAAGGCGGACGATCCCAGAATCATGAGCATCGAAGAGCTGGAGGAGTATGCCCGACAGTTCCACGATGGAGAGGATATCAACCTCTACGATTTTAGCAAGATCGATTTTGACGGCGAGTTCTTCCAAAGTTTGCCTGCGGCAGACAGATACAACATCCTAAACGCAGCCAGATTGCGAAGCCGCCTCAGATTGGGATTGAGCAAGGAGCAATTGGATGAAATGTTCCCGGATCGCATGGCATTCTCGAGGTTCCAGATCGAAAGGGTTCGCGAGAGAAACAACCTGACCCAGCGCCTCATGAAGGAAGCCGGCATGACTGGCCTGGATCTTACCTTGACAGGCGGTGGAAGGATTGctggagagaaagacaggGAGTACATCCTGGTGAAGAACGACGGAGCGGAGGGCGGGTGGGCGCTGGGTGTCGTGAGCAAGGAAAAGGATCTGGGCGAGGCCCATAAACCCATCGACGTCGATGCCCTGGATTTCCAGTTTCAGAAAAAGGAGAATGCTGAGGGGTCTGATGAAGACGATTTCGAAGACGTCCCAGTCGAGGGCCTGAACCGACTTCCCAAATTGTCGTCGAGTGCGGCCAGAATGACACCCCGAGAGACGGCTCTTCAAAGCCAACACCTTCATGGCAATCGAGGAGAGGCCGAAttcaacgacaacgacgacttGTTCGAAGAGGAAGAACAAAGTCTGtttgttggcggcgatggcccTGAAACACAAGATCCAGGTCGGTCCGATGTCCAAGGTGACGGGGGGATGCACcctgaagaggaggatgataTCAACCGTGCAATAACGATGTCCTTACGGAATCAGCACGGGAAGGATGCAGAGAACTCGGATGAAGAGGAACAGTTTGAAGACGTGGGAATGGATACCCCGACTTGGAAACAaaaggccgtcgaggagcttaAGCCAATCACCGCAAGGAGTGGCCGCATGGTGGCTCACATTGTCAATAATAGGTCTACGGCTGCCGTCCCAAGGAGACGGCAAAACAGTGCAAGCAGCAGCGACGATGAAATGGATCTGCAGACTGCTCTGAAGGCGTCCCGGCAGACGAAAAGAGCCCAGCCGAAGCCATCAGTGCCCAACGTCAAGAACCCTTTCGACGGTCCATTGCCGTTCCCAAAACTCGCCTGGGGTCCTTCGATTTTCTCAACAAAGGCACAATCAAAGAAGCCTGAAGATATGCGGCCAACGAAAGGGCCTGCGCAAATAGCGCAGAAGCCGGCGCAGAATAGCGATGATGGCGAGTTTGGCGGCGGCTTTGTAGCAGACGGTGTTGATGAAGAGCCAGCCGGCGACGATAACAATGAAGGCGGGTTCGAGAGAGAGCCGTCCGAAGACCGACCCAAGCCACTGCCTCCATGGATGGTGGACAACATGGATATTCGGGAATCGATAAAGCAACAACGACAGGTGGAGAGCGAGATCAACACAGAAGACAGGGAGGCGGCCCTGGAAGAGGAACGTCGGCTTAAGCGCCAGAAGCAAAACCAACTCATCGAAATCCAGTCgtccgatgacgaggataGCGATGTAGAGATACTTGACGtgccgccaacgccgaaaTTGGCTGCCTCTCAGGAGGGTATTAGTTTCGCCAACAAAATGACATCGACTGCTACTGTCTCGACCGCTCAGCTCGAgtcgccgaagaagaaggaatCAGAATCAACAACTACACCCTTTGAGAAGGCAGACGCTGCGTCACGGAGGCCCACACCGTCTTCTGAACCCGATTTCGAAGACGTCCGACCGGATGATCCCGACGAAGATATGGAAGTCACCGTCACAGAAGTGCTCGACCCTCCAGAACCAGAAACCCAAGATGTCATAGGTACTGCGGCGCTCCAGAAGCCTGGTTCTTTGGAACCAGCCATGGAGGATATTACTGTCGATGCAGAACGGCAGAACCCGACAGAAGAACACGAGCTCACCTTTGAGGAACTCATGGACGGGCCCCAATTGGACGATAGCAATACGGCGGGCGATCCTGTGCAGGACGCAGAGGCTGCCGTGTTCGCCGAGAGCGACAACGAGTTTAGCGACCCGGAGGATGAAGAGCTATTTGCCAACCTCGCACAGGAAGCGGAGGAGCACGCCCGCTTTGCCAGCGAGCTGAACAACAAGTCAGAGCGCGAGAACAAAGAGGCTTACGAGAGAGAACTCAAGGCGCTTCGTACGCAACAGAAAAAGGATCGCCGGGACGCCGATGAGGTCACGCAGGTCATGGTCACCGAGTGCCAGGCCCTGCTCCGTCTCTTTGGTATCCCTTACATCACCGCGCCGATGGAGGCCGAAGCGCAGTGTGCAGAGCTAGTGCGGATGTCTCTAGTGGATGGCATCGTCACTGACGACTCTGATTGCTTCCTCTTTGGTGGCACGCGCATCTACAAGAACATGTTCAACAGCAACAAGTTTGTCGAGTGCTACCTCGGCTCGGACCTCGAAAAGGAGCTCTCCCTGTCACGTGAGCagctcatcgccatcgctcAACTCCTGGGGTCTGATTACACAGAGGGCCTGCCCGGTGTCGGTCCCGTTACGGCCGTGGAGATACTCTCCGAGTTCCCCGGCAAGGACGGCCTTGAGAGGTTTAAGGAATGGTGGCAGGACGTGCAGATGAACAACCGTCCCAAAGAGGCGGACGCGGGGTCACCATTCCGCCGTAAGTTCCGCAAATCGCAGGCCACGAAGCTCTTTCTCCCCACGGGGTTCCCGAACCCGGCCGTCACGGACGCGTACCTCCGCCCAGAGGTCGACAGCAGCCCCGAACATTTCCAGTGGGGCGTGCCGGACCTCGAAGGCCTGCGGCAATTTTTGATGGCGACGATCGGGTGGAACAAGGAGCGCACCGACGAGGTGCTCGTACCCGTCATCCGGGACATGAATAAACGCGACATTGAAGGCACGCAGGCCAATATCACGCGGTATTTCGAGGGTACTGTGGGCGTTGGCGCGAGGGATGCCTTTGCGCCGAGGCAGAAGGGGACGACGAGCAAGCGGATGGCGGACGCTGTGAGTAGGCTGAGGGCAAACGCTAACGGCGCGCAGACCGTGGAGCAGGAAGACTATTCTACGTCGGCAGCGCCGGCCAAGATTAtggggaagagaaaggatAGGGATAGGACTGCGGTGCTTggtgaggacgaggacgagtttGTCGATGATGCTGAGGGAGGACAGCCGGAGCAGGGTGTCTGGAAAACAAGAGCCCGTCgggggaagaaggccaaggcaTCCGAGTAG
- a CDS encoding Putative Sm domain, eukaryotic/archaea-type, LSM domain superfamily protein: MEKEEGRGFLTSLLNKNLRILVTDGRMFLGQFKCTDPDRNVVLAHAYEYRQPSAQQRAEVSWQTTDGPGTVTMDMTSRYLGLVVVPGQYIVKIEVEEFASQIRGQNPYADVVI, translated from the exons atggaaaaagaagagggaagaggtTTCTTGACCTCTCTTCTCAACAAAAACCTGCGCATCCTCGTCACTGATGGCCGCATGTTCTTGGGCCAGTTCAAGTGCACAGATCCG GACCGAAATGTCGTTCTAGCACACGCCTACGAGTATCGTCAGCCGTCCGCGCAACAGCGAGCTGAAGTATCCTGGCAAACCACCGATGGACCAGGCACCGTTACGATGGACATGACATCCCGGTATCTGGGCTTGGTGGTCGTTCCGGGACAGTACATCGTCAAGATCGAGGTGGAGGAGTTTGCGAGCCAAATCAGGGGTCAGAACCCATACGCAGATGTTGTCATTTAA
- a CDS encoding Putative AH/BAR domain superfamily, eisosome component PIL1/LSP1, which translates to MHRTYSMRQTRAPTASQLQNPPPPPSTTKSGRLFRGGFGHALRHKSAGAFGPDLAKKLSQLVKMEKNVMRSLEQVARERMEVAQQLSIWGEACDEDVSDVTDKLGVLLYEIGELEDQYVDRYDQYRVTIKSIRNIEASVQPSRDRKQKITDQIAQLKYKEPNSPKIVVLEQELVRAEAESLVAEAQLSNITREKIKAAYTYQFDALREHCEKVAIIAGYGKHLLELIDDTPVTPGETRAAYDGYEASKAIIQDCEDALTSWVTSQAAVSSKLSTRARTLSTRRRNNIRARAEGGHDLSGQDAPLNDDSSWTPAHNKEAEYTDEEEEDDDIHHSVTGTDDGLNGETRGRQHESIVA; encoded by the exons ATGCATCGTACATACTCCATGCGCCAGACAAGGGCGCCCACCGCCTCTCAACTCCAG AATCCTCCCCCGCCTCCCTCTACCACAAAGTCCGGTCGCCTGTTTCGTGGTGGCTTTG GCCATGCCCTCCGCCACAAGTCTGCCGGTGCTTTCGGGCCAGACCTCGCCAAGAAGCTGTCACAGTtggtgaagatggagaagaatGTTATGCGCAGCCTTGAACAAGTGGCTAGAGAGCGTATGGAAGTTGCT CAACAACTCTCAATATGGGGCGAGGCTTGTGATGAAGACGTGTCCGATGTCACCGACAAGCTCGGCGTTCTTCTTTACGAGATTGGTGAGCTTGAAGACCAATATGTCGACCGATACGACCAATACCGTGTGACAATCAAGAGCATCCGCAACATTGAGGCTTCGGTTCAACCGAGCCGAGACC GTAAACAAAAGATCACCGACCAGATTGCCCAGCTCAAGTACAAGGAGCCCAACTCCCCCAAGattgtcgtcctcgagcaggaACTTGTTCGCGCCGAAGCCGAGTCGctggtcgccgaggcccaaCTATCCAACATTACGCGCGAAAAGATCAAGGCCGCCTACACCTATCAGTTCGACGCTTTAAGAGAACACTGTGAGAAGGTTGCTATCATCGCCGGGTACGGAAAGCATCTGCTCGAGCTCATTGATGACACACCTGTCACCCCGGGCGAGACTCGTGCGGCTTACGACGGTTATGAGGCTAGCAAGGCCATCATTCAGGATTGTGAGGATGCCCTAACCAGCTGGGTTACATCTCAAGCTGCCGTTTCCTCCAAACTGTCCACTCGCGCGCGCACTCTGTCGACACGCCGTAGGAACAACATCAGAGCGCGTGCCGAGGGAGGCCACGATTTGTCCGGGCAGGATGCTCCTTTGAATGACGACTCGTCATGGACGCCTGCACACAATAAGGAGGCGGAGTACAcagatgaggaggaagaggacgatgatATCCACCATTCCGTCACTGGGACCGATGACGGCTTGAATGGCGAAACCAGAGGACGTCAACACGAGAGCATCGTGGCATAA
- a CDS encoding Putative SET domain, CXC domain, EZH2 domain, MCSS domain, histone-lysine N-methyltransferase EZH1/2: MAPFLAGTDRRAPTQIGPYNDYAIFRPVRDRVTPDGAQPGPRPHTHGKSGKRFDFVDLTVNSSPLSRPQSHRGPVADRASHAATKVEDTQAHPTFSPDAAHCLSDPSGGSTAVSSNAASVLEPSPPPVSIQPSVSSIDLDDSLDAEMPRPPRSEGFLKAPQQLTPPSSKRPSSHQSPRNGVITKKQTPKKDIPDVRQLAALLKDCSADIGKAHAQLSLYALKSTKPIETRVKTGFDFFSSVKIVPVEEQEGTTMSVRTKQHFRGRKSDQAKTAHYVPVCVKSNKPAVPKYRFHHTEIAKNFLSPNSLLKFVPVIRDLAPEEERKYNTWLGELERMDESCGFKTLGSRDQRVNRTIKKERTATLSLFLDSWLKKLAIDNCNRATLIRHMASSNLDDAITPQQKTSLVNLHSDDFVAATPRALKAARVFTDAFDQVFYHGGPQNMGILLSDVLKLDKSVDEIVETKKTAKVGQDDADKVDSLEHWIETHTVMGCLICYSNSCEHGDYSLENHKRNFSMDCIGMYGRMFSANRVVSSTNPVEHPPAPLPCERQCYRIYGVGGSDAESRPWTEDETFLLRGLFSILDHNKVQVKAECATAEILDRDCCDVHRHLQSLDINLPPITTIDRPRPKNLPWYDRKKKMLLGDWQDHTNSHDTKVRPSNDPCHHEGPCTAENGCPCVLNDVLCERFCRCTEDCCAYKFTGCACHASGKTCLQKQKEGRPCICVQLNRECDPDLCGTCGALERADPANRHDAALFQTGCQNIAIQRGVSKAVVLGKSQLEGCGYGLFTAEDIAQDEFVIEYTGELIVADEGVRREARRGEAFSIEKSTSYVFSLLDYEGIWVDAAIYGNLSRYINHAVENANVQPSILYVNGDFRIRFTATRSIKAGEELFFNYGENFPNLTEKMIKEKAGDGDEGGEENVVSTKRGRGRRQRATNGPEKSATQRLPKAKFAKSVNTGARKEAPKVAVDDYEVLADLDPTPAPNRKRKRAAKSDDEDEEFHPSLESEENAEMRGAEKRVSTSRRRGGIRRVRSMGSIVPSDSEGSTKTTPRDNRGPGHSSGSQTAIGPQPTAKGLEISTKPANGTSPPKKRRGRPPKNPRPPSPVVAAGIEAEHGEDVIRANPSIVRLPEDEHDTVSGLNQAPRSARGRKIIATDLSKSIEDAMDVDEDEPEINVTPTKSRGRKKVEAQGPSRFGRTARHPPTESGAVVDSDDELFTLSSASRRKRTQKQVLGPLENNDSESSYKVQGAGTDSDDDDEPISSLDRSSRKKKLPARFRSSSYEED; the protein is encoded by the exons ATGGctcccttcctcgccggGACCGACCGGCGCGCTCCTACTCAAATAGGACCCTACAACGACTACGCCATTTTTCGCCCCGTCCGCGACCGAGTCACCCCAGACGGCGCTCAACCCGGGCCTCGTCCTCACACTCACGGGAAGTCTGGGAAGAGGTTCGATTTTGTCGACTTGACCGTCAACTCAAGCCCGCTCTCACGCCCACAGAGCCATCGCGGTCCGGTGGCCGATCGCGCGTCCCACGCCGCAACCAAGGTCGAGGACACCCAAGCTCACCCAACCTTTTCACCAGACGCCGCACATTGCCTTTCGGACCCCAGTGGCGGCTCAACCGCCGTTTCCAGCAATGCAGCCTCGGTTCTGGAACCTTCGCCCCCGCCCGTATCAATCCAGCCCTCGGTCTCGTCaatcgacctcgacgacagtCTGGATGCCGAGATGCCTCGACCACCGCGGTCCGAAGGCTTCCTCAAGGCCCCTCAGCAgttgacgccgccctcgtccaaGCGCCCGTCTAGCCACCAGTCCCCCAGGAATGGCGTCATCACCAAGAAGCAGACGCCGAAGAAGGATATCCCTGATGTCCGTCAGTTGGCCGCCTTGCTGAAGGATTGCTCTGCCGACATTGGCAAAGCTCATGCTCAACTGTCTCTCTACGCTCTCAAATCCACCAAACCCATTGAAACACGTGTCAAGACCGGTTTCGACTTCTTTTCCAGCGTCAAGATTGTCCCAGTTGAAGAGCAAGAGGGGACGACCATGTCTGTTAGAACCAAG CAACATTTCCGTGGGAGGAAGTCGGACCAAGCCAAAACTGCTCACTATGTGCCAGTCTGTGTCAAGTCTAACAAGCCTGCTGTGCCCAAGTATCGGTTTCATCACACAGAAATCGCCAAAAATTTTTTATCTCCCAACTCCCTGCTCAAATTTGTGCCTGTCATTCGAGATCTTGCGCCCGAGGAAGAGCGAAAATACAACACCTGGTTAGGGGAGTTGGAGAGAATGGACGAAAGTTGCGGTTTCAAGACCCTAGGAAGCCGCGATCAACGAGTCAATCGAaccatcaagaaggagaggacTGCCACCTTGTCACTTTTTCTGGACTCGTGGCTCAAAAAGCTTGCCATCGACAACTGCAACCGAGCCACCTTGATCCGCCACATGGCCAGCTCAAATTTGGATGACGCCATCACTCCACAGCAGAAGACGAGCCTTGTAAATCTACACAGCGACGATTTCGTAGCTGCTACTCCAAGGGCCCTCAAAGCAGCGAGAGTCTTCACCGATGCCTTTGACCAGGTTTTCTACCACGGCGGTCCTCAGAACATGGGGATCTTGCTGTCAGATGTCCTGAAGCTCGACAAGTCCGTCGATGAAATCGTCGAAACCAAAAAGACGGCCAAGGTCGGtcaagacgacgccgacaaggtGGATTCTCTCGAGCACTGGATCGAAACGCATACTGTAATGGGATGCCTCATATGCTACAGCAACTCTTGCGAGCACGGAGACTACAGCCTGGAAAATCACAAGCGCAATTTTTCCATGGACTGCATCGGAATGTATGGGCGGATGTTCTCCGCAAATCGCGTTGTATCTTCCACAAATCCGGTCGAGCATCCGCCAGCTCCACTTCCATGTGAGCGACAATGCTACCGAATCTacggcgttggcggctcCGATGCAGAGTCGAGGCCATGGACTGAAGATGAAACGTTTTTGTTGCGCGGTCTCTTCTCCATTCTGGATCACAACAAAGTCCAGGTTAAGGCTGAATGCGCCACCGCGGAGATTCTTGACAGAGACTGTTGCGATGTCCATCGTCATTTGCAATCACTCGACATCAACCTCCCGCCCATCACAACAATTGATCGACCTAGACCCAAGAATCTTCCTTGGTACGATCGTAAAAAGAAGATGCTCCTCGGCGACTGGCAGGATCACACCAATTCTCACGATACAAAGGTGCGCCCATCCAATGATCCGTGTCATCACGAAGGCCCCTGCACCGCCGAAAACGGGTGTCCCTGTGTACTCAACGATGTACTCTGTGAGCGCTTTTGCCGCTGTACGGAGGACTGTTGCGCGTACAAGTTTACCGGTTGTGCCTGCCACGCCAGCGGCAAGACATGCCTTCAGAAGCAGAAAGAAGGTCGGCCTTGCATCTGTGTACAGCTGAATCGCGAATGCGATCCTGACCTCTGTGGAACCTGCGGCGCTCTCGAACGTGCGGACCCTGCGAATCGACACGATGCAGCGCTCTTCCAAACAGGCTGTCAGAACATTGCCATTCAGCGAGGCGTCAGCAAAGCTGTTGTGCTCGGCAAGAGCCAGTTGGAAGGCTGCGGCTACGGTCTGTTCACGGCGGAAGATATTGCCCAGGACGAATTCGTCATTGAATACACCGGCGAGCTCATCGTTGCGGATGAAGGAGTCAGGAGAGAGGCCAGACGCGGCGAAGCTTTCTCCATAGAGAAGAGTACATCATATGTATTCAGTCTCTTGGACTACGAAGGCATCTGGGTCGACGCTGCTATTTACGGTAATCTCAGCCGCTACATCAACCATGCTGTAGAGAACGCCAACGTTCAACCGAGCATTCTCTACGTCAATGGCGACTTCCGTATTCGATTCACTGCTACTCGGAGCATCAAGGCTGGTGAGGAGCTCTTCTTCAACTACGGCGAAAACTTCCCCAATCTCACGGAAAAGATGATCAAAGAAAAGGCAGGTGATGGAGAtgaagggggagaagagaaCGTCGTGTCAACAAAAcgcggacgaggtcgccggcaGCGGGCAACAAACGGCCCCGAGAAGTCAGCCACACAGAGGCTTCCAAAGGCAAAATTTGCCAAAAGCGTTAACACGGGTGCTCGCAAAGAGGCGCCCAAGGTGGCGGTGGACGATTACGAGGTTTTGGCTGACCTGGACCCAACGCCCGCTCCGAATCGAAAGCGGAAGCGAGCCGCAAAaagcgatgatgaggatgaagagtTTCACCCCTCGTTGGAATCCGAGGAGAATGCCGAGATGCGAGGTGCGGAGAAGCGGGTGTCAACATCTAGACGGCGAGGTGGTATCCGCCGCGTGAGGTCGATGGGTTCCATTGTTCCATCGGATTCTGAGGGCTCGACAAAAACAACCCCTCGTGATAATCGTGGACCCggacattcttctggctcACAGACTGCTATTGGTCCTCAGCCGACGGCCAAGGGTCTCGAGATTTCTACGAAGCCAGCGAACGGTACATCGCCCCCAAAAAAACGTCGCGGCCGCCCACCCAAGAACCCTCGTCCGCCTAGCCCAGTTGTGGCAGCAGGGATAGAGGCTGAACACGGCGAAGATGTGATTCGAGCCAACCCGAGCATCGTCCGGCTTCCAGAAGACGAACACGATACTGTCTCTGGCTTGAACCAGGCTCCCAGGTCTGCTCGTGGGCGCAAAATCATTGCGACTGACCTCAGCAAGTCGATTGAAGATGCAATGGAcgtcgatgaagatgagCCAGAGATTAACGTAACCCCGACAAAATCTCGAGGCCGAAAGAAAGTTGAGGCCCAAGGACCATCGCGTTTTGGGCGTACAGCGCGTCACCCGCCCACCGAATCCGGCGCTGTTGTagactcggacgacgagctcttTACTCTGAGCTCAGCATCCAGACGGAAGCGCACGCAGAAGCAGGTTTTGGGCCCCCTGGAGAACAACGATAGCGAGTCCAGCTATAAGGTGCAGGGCGCTGGTACAGACtcggacgatgacgacgaacccATCTCTTCTCTCGATCGTTCTtccaggaagaagaaacTGCCAGCTCGGTTTCGGTCGTCATCATATGAGGAGGACTAA